In Halobacillus amylolyticus, the following proteins share a genomic window:
- a CDS encoding alpha/beta fold hydrolase, with protein MKEFQKTIEQHTFHVYTEGREQLPALVCLHGVTADSKTFTGMVEHMKNHFHLILLDGPGHGRTRPLVHEEDYAFSFLAKRLDQVIMQLTSKPFFIMGHSWGADLALHYTKAFPEKIEGVILLDGGYVFPEHVPGLTKEKALSAWGEYSHTSVYSSWGEFVDTYQGYTTKKWDDTLDLTIASNFKKEKGKYRLVAESFSLLSMIKAFYREPSSTAYTDINCPTLLFHAALPLTDKSRKQGLRQIQESIPDLKVIGIKNTKHNVHWDAPEKVSQEIKLWIGNDILEVAHNAGKIQNVYTTFWPRTNDSNLFTN; from the coding sequence ATGAAAGAGTTTCAGAAAACGATAGAACAACATACATTTCACGTATATACAGAGGGCAGGGAACAATTGCCCGCTCTTGTCTGTCTTCATGGGGTGACGGCTGATTCGAAGACATTTACCGGGATGGTTGAGCACATGAAGAATCACTTTCATCTTATTTTATTGGATGGACCCGGCCATGGGAGGACCAGACCGCTTGTCCACGAAGAGGATTATGCGTTTTCATTCCTAGCGAAGCGGTTAGATCAAGTCATAATGCAGCTCACCAGTAAGCCATTTTTTATTATGGGACATTCTTGGGGTGCCGACCTGGCTCTTCATTATACAAAAGCCTTTCCGGAAAAAATAGAAGGTGTCATCTTGCTTGATGGTGGATATGTTTTCCCAGAGCACGTGCCAGGGTTAACGAAAGAGAAAGCCCTCTCCGCTTGGGGAGAGTACAGTCATACGAGTGTTTACTCATCCTGGGGAGAATTTGTTGATACTTATCAGGGATATACAACGAAAAAATGGGATGACACACTTGATCTAACAATTGCCTCAAACTTTAAGAAAGAAAAAGGAAAATATAGATTAGTAGCAGAATCCTTTTCCCTGTTATCAATGATTAAAGCTTTCTATCGGGAGCCTAGTTCAACTGCTTACACGGATATTAACTGTCCGACACTACTATTTCACGCTGCCTTACCATTAACCGATAAGTCTCGAAAGCAGGGTTTAAGACAGATTCAAGAAAGTATTCCAGACCTTAAGGTGATAGGAATCAAGAATACGAAACATAATGTCCATTGGGATGCACCTGAAAAAGTATCTCAAGAAATAAAATTGTGGATAGGAAATGACATCTTGGAGGTGGCCCATAATGCTGGAAAAATTCAAAATGTTTATACCACCTTTTGGCCAAGAACGAATGATTCGAATCTATTTACCAACTAA
- a CDS encoding alpha/beta hydrolase, translating into MLEKFKMFIPPFGQERMIRIYLPTKYYKENIRFPVLYMHDGQNVFEDHDAIGGVSLGLKDYLDDKELDVIVVAIDTSLIKEDRVNEYCPWAGGEFSKVITGKDSDLGGKGGGYIEFIINELKPLIDHKYRTLEHDTSMAGISLGGLITTYAACCYPDTFSKVGVLSSAFWRNQEEIEKLIHVSDLSKVDRFYLDCGTRETRDDWINSKFFACNQSVYEMVSKKVAKTKFEIVEGAEHHYSFFQQRVSDVIAYLFPGSSNER; encoded by the coding sequence ATGCTGGAAAAATTCAAAATGTTTATACCACCTTTTGGCCAAGAACGAATGATTCGAATCTATTTACCAACTAAATACTATAAAGAGAATATAAGATTTCCTGTGTTATACATGCACGACGGTCAAAACGTATTTGAAGATCATGATGCGATTGGCGGAGTTTCCCTTGGACTTAAAGACTATCTCGATGACAAGGAACTTGATGTAATCGTTGTAGCCATTGATACTAGCCTAATAAAAGAGGATAGAGTGAACGAATATTGCCCATGGGCGGGGGGTGAGTTCAGTAAAGTGATCACGGGCAAGGATAGTGACTTAGGGGGCAAAGGGGGAGGGTACATAGAGTTTATTATCAATGAACTTAAACCTTTGATAGATCATAAGTATCGTACGCTTGAACATGATACTTCAATGGCAGGCATATCGTTAGGGGGCCTAATCACCACCTATGCGGCTTGCTGTTACCCTGATACTTTTTCTAAAGTTGGCGTGTTATCCTCCGCGTTTTGGCGTAATCAAGAAGAAATAGAAAAGCTGATTCATGTGTCGGATTTGTCAAAGGTTGACAGATTTTATCTAGACTGCGGGACGAGAGAAACGAGGGACGATTGGATAAATAGTAAATTTTTCGCCTGTAATCAATCAGTCTATGAAATGGTGAGCAAGAAAGTAGCGAAGACAAAGTTTGAGATAGTAGAAGGTGCTGAACACCATTATTCGTTTTTTCAACAGAGAGTTTCTGACGTTATAGCTTATTTGTTTCCCGGAAGCTCGAATGAAAGGTGA
- a CDS encoding GlcG/HbpS family heme-binding protein, translated as MSQLTLEKAKKLIESAETEAKNLGVAMVISIYDEGGNLTAVHRMDDAWLASVDIAQNKAWTSVALKMPTSDLADATVPKAELYGLNTTNNGRIVVFGGGIPLVKEGKVVGSVGVSGSKVEHDVQVAEAAVKAFETL; from the coding sequence ATGAGTCAATTAACATTGGAAAAGGCAAAGAAACTGATTGAAAGTGCAGAAACAGAGGCGAAAAACCTTGGTGTGGCGATGGTTATATCGATCTATGATGAAGGAGGCAACCTCACTGCTGTTCATCGTATGGACGATGCTTGGCTTGCAAGCGTTGACATTGCCCAAAATAAAGCATGGACGTCTGTTGCCCTTAAGATGCCTACATCTGATCTAGCAGATGCAACCGTACCAAAAGCAGAACTTTATGGACTGAACACAACCAATAACGGTCGTATTGTAGTGTTTGGCGGCGGAATCCCGCTCGTTAAAGAAGGAAAAGTAGTCGGATCTGTCGGTGTCAGCGGCAGTAAAGTAGAACATGATGTGCAGGTTGCGGAAGCTGCTGTTAAAGCATTCGAAACGCTTTAA
- a CDS encoding 2-hydroxymuconate tautomerase, which yields MPIITVQMLEGRSDDQKQALVEKVTDAVTDTTGARKEAVTVVIEEMSKQNYGVAGKRLAD from the coding sequence ATGCCGATTATTACAGTACAAATGCTCGAAGGACGAAGCGACGACCAGAAACAGGCTTTGGTTGAAAAAGTAACTGACGCTGTGACAGATACCACAGGTGCCCGCAAAGAAGCGGTCACTGTTGTTATAGAGGAAATGTCCAAGCAGAACTATGGCGTGGCAGGAAAACGATTAGCAGATTGA
- a CDS encoding YwhD family protein translates to MKEFDQFKNKDEGENSDKKKNQFTIIKDDSTDGHGGYGVGSISLENMTPVIVDPNEEEAFVDMGALHARSKVEKRVRFKPDRFEVPNGKLYWIAWVTVAHREGLPCYYGVAGSELVVDREIRRGYKSMPEHVNQMDKSLKGRFVVEHMDEKSKRILGEYLRDFKPELWENTGQELKDSLGVQ, encoded by the coding sequence ATGAAGGAATTTGATCAATTTAAAAATAAAGATGAAGGCGAAAATAGTGATAAGAAGAAAAATCAATTTACGATCATAAAAGACGATTCAACTGATGGACATGGCGGATATGGGGTTGGGTCCATCAGTCTTGAGAATATGACACCTGTCATCGTCGATCCTAATGAAGAAGAGGCGTTCGTTGATATGGGGGCACTCCATGCACGAAGCAAGGTCGAGAAGCGGGTTCGTTTTAAGCCTGATCGTTTTGAGGTGCCAAATGGCAAGCTGTATTGGATTGCCTGGGTGACTGTCGCTCATCGTGAAGGTCTTCCTTGCTATTATGGGGTGGCTGGAAGTGAACTAGTCGTTGATCGTGAAATTCGCCGGGGTTATAAATCGATGCCGGAGCATGTTAATCAGATGGACAAATCATTGAAAGGACGCTTTGTTGTCGAGCATATGGATGAGAAGTCGAAGCGGATCCTTGGTGAATATTTACGTGATTTCAAACCAGAACTTTGGGAAAATACTGGTCAAGAATTGAAAGACTCACTTGGAGTACAATAA